In Labrus mixtus chromosome 9, fLabMix1.1, whole genome shotgun sequence, the DNA window acataaacaTCATATTTTAGCGTCAGACAGTTTATGGTCTTAAAAATAATCTGACTTTTGAGTGTAGCAAACATTTATAATCAGCAAGACAACCACAATCAAGCATCAAATATAGATAagatgcctttttttaaattgcacttTCGCACCCTGCTTACACatatttaaagaataataatgaataacatGGCACAAGAATCATAtccttttttctaaatgtgttaTATAAGAACTGTTTGcaaatttacatgaagaaagCTACATGTTGGGTTGGTAGGATGCATCTTAACTtgatgttaaacaaaaacagcaaatcaTTTGTGATCAATAATCAATACCTTCTATTACGAtaaaagaggacacattatCACACGCTGATACTGGGCAAACTGATTCACATCTATGTGCCTGTCGTGTGCCAGCAGCATGTTTTTGGGGCCCTTTTACTTGTCGACTGAAAAAGGGAGATGTCCCGCACCTCGGATTGAGGGAGCCATCAGCTGTTTGGATATATTTAATGCTCGCTGCAGCAACAAGTTGAACAACTTGCAGTACTGTATGGAAAgcctctctctgcatgtgtgggttccttctgggtactccggcttcccaCAGTCCGAAGACAGTAGGTTAATTTGTgtctctaaattgcccgtagctgtgaatgtgagtgtgaccggcagtctctatatgtcagccttGTTATTGGCTGGCGACCAGTTCATGGTGTACCAGGTATGGATAAATATCAGGATCAAAAACCAAAGAAAGCTATCAATGTGTCCGTGTCCattccatagactgtataaagaatgAGCAGCGCAACACCTCGCCTGAAGTGAAGCCAAAGATTTAGAAATATATAACTCATGTATATACACCTAGTGGTGCAACCTGGACACATCGTCAGTGATGTGCCCCAGGGTCATCGGGTGTTTCGGGTCTTAACATCAGACACCCTCTCCAACCCAGCCGGGGGTGATCAGTCCCCGGATTGTGTCTAGGTAGCATACAGTGCCACGTGTCCTGCAGTATGCGAGCTTCCAGCCCGACCATACGCAACCGCACCCCCTCCATATTAACAGATAAGACATAAGCTGAATCAAAATGCTTTTTTCTGaggtgtttatttttaatacattaaTTATGCTCTAAAATGGTGAATGAATGTGGCTCCTGTAGCGCTGTGTGCTCCGGACAAGCAGAGGAGACTTGCATTAGAAAACGTACGCTAATATGAGTGTCAAAGAACTTccataactgtgtgtgtcttcttcaaGCTGACACAAGaatgtgttctgctgtggactggaTAACACCTTAGGGGTCTTTGCTGTTGTACCgctaagttaaatgtgtgttttatcacAGCAGAAGCAGTACGCCATCAATATTGTGTCTCTTCCAGCTAATCCCTACTCTGACTCAAAATTCTTGATGTGTCTGCTCCCATCACAGGGGTACATTAGCTTCATCTTTATACAATGGAAGGAGGGTGAGGTGCACTGTCCATATCTATATACAGTCTTTGGTCCATTCAGATGTTCAAAGTATCTCCCATATCGTCCATTACCGTCATATTACCTGACAATTCATCCTAACAAAAAGAGTTGTACAGGAGCTACATAATGAGTAAAACGAATTACATCCAATAAAATATGACTTACTGTATTTTATCCCTTGAgctctttgtattttttatttttctcattgtcaactgcacagctcctacattgcatcttttgtacattttgctttttttattttttattttttatattttacatttttaaattctattttatatattgtaattgcttcttatactttattatttaagttgttgctagttctgctttatttccttgtgaattgtttagcaccaatacaccaagatAGATTCCTTATATGTGTGAAtatacttggcaataaaacccgattctgaatCTGATTTGTATGTGAAATGAGATGGAATGAGCAGGTAAAAAGCACACTCTGCATAACCTTTTCTtcagccttttctttctttccctcgcTTAAACTTTGCCTGACTATATGGAAACAGTTTTCATTCCACTGAGTTGGGTATGtgatacaataaaaaaagtatattgtgttgttgtccacctttaacacattttatttcatcactTGAAACATAAAGTACTTGGATATTTAGAATATTCCTCAAAACTCAATGTGTGCTGATCCTCATTTCCAAACATGCTGAGCAGCAGCTTATAATAAGCTTTAGACAAGACATCAAATATCAGACATGAGGATGTAACTCAAAAGCATTTAATCACAGTTCATCTGTCATCTATAATACAAACAACTTTTCAATTAAAACAACGACAGACACAGTGTGATGCTTCAAGACGTAAATATTTCAGCTTGATTTTGATGCTCTAATTCCTGCAGTGTGACTCATGGATGTAAACTTCAACCACATAAATATTAGAAACATGGAGTactcttaaatgaaaaaaaaagtgaataactcaaatgataagctaaaaaaaatcaaatgagaaGAGAATATATCAAGTACACCACAGGTTTCATTTCTCAAACAGTTTCTCAAacgttttaaaatgaaaatcaaataatTCTGCATGTCAGACTGGGCAGTATGAGGCTATGTATCTTTGTAAATTGTACATCAATCTACCTGAACTTTACAAAGAACTCTGCAcaccaaaatacacacaaaacaagagctgacatttaaaatatatttttccaaAGTTGTAAATTATATTAACAGTCAGTTAGCTCATTTTTATGTATGCAGTATTCTTCATTAGTTATAGGACTCTGGTTTTTCATTCCTCTTTATTTGAGGTTTGGGTTGAGCCTGTTTAACACAATTATCAGTCAGTGATCCTAAAAGacagtttgtttctgtaaaaaacTGAATGTCATAGACACGTTCAAGCTCATGGACAGTGGATTCTTCAATATTCTTTCAACAATATTGCTTACAACTGGTGTTCTCCTGGCATGGCACTCTGaaatcatgacaaaaaaaaagacttgagtCAAACCTGTTATTCACCTTGTGTTGAGATTCACATGGATACTCTACCATTTTTTAAGATAGTCAGGAAAGTGTTTCGTATTTCTCTTGTGTACAACCCGTATACAAGCGGATTCAGAAGAGGAGGAACAAGAAAAATCAGCATGCCCATTATCTTTTGCAGGTCAGCTGAGACATTTTTGAACCTGTGAGATAAAATAGTAAAAGTTCCCACAATCTGAAATATGGTGATTATGACCAGCTGAGCCACACACGTGTTGATAGCTTTGGTCTTTGCTTCAGACCTCTGTGAAACCACGCATGTGATCAGAATCTTCACGTAGGAAAACGcctgcacagacacactaaCAGCCTGCATGACAGCGGTGTTAAACAATCCTATGATGTTATTGACCGTCGTATTTCCACATGTGAGCTTCAGCAGAGAGGGGTTATCACAGAACACATTCATAATGACAGATTTGCACCTGGGAAGTcttgtctgcagagaaaacaatgaAACGATCAGGACAAAATCAAGACCCCAAACTAGAGACACGATACAGATGACAACTCTGGGGGTCATGATGGAGCTGTAGCGTAACGGCATGCAGATGGCTGCATAGCGGTCAAATGACATGGCTGCAAGAATGAACAGAATTCCTCCACCGTACATGTGCAGCAGAAACGCCTGTAAGACACAGAGAGGATAGTACAccttgtttgtctctgttacaATGTCTGACAGGACCTTTGGTAGCATTGCTGTTATTCCTATCAGATCATTGAGGGGGAGACTGAACAGGATGAAATACATGGGCTTGTGAAGGTTCCTCTTCACAATGATCAGAGTCAACAAGGTCAGGTTGCAAAAAACCACAAAAAGATAAATTGCAATGCCGAAAAAAAAGATGGGATACTTCCCTCCAAGTGGGATAACAAAAGGATCCAGAGTTAATTCAGCACTGAAATCAAGGGATTCATTTTCCAtctttacatttataaataagaacaacaacagtgtAATATATACATTATATGAAATCAGTGTCTCGAGAAGTAATGGATACAAAAGCTGATTAGCTGCACTGATGAAATGTTGAGAAGTAACCTGtctctgctttatttattgGCACCAAAGCCAGAACCCTTACTTGGTTACGTCACCTTTTGCTTCAGGGACTGTCAGCAGAACTGGAAATTTAAATATTGCAGGAATAATATGTTAGCATGAGTATCTGAGGCCTCCTTGTAGTGAAAACCTCAAATTTAACATTGTTAGAACTCACAAATTCATTGTGGTGTAAAAGACTTATCGTGATTACTGAATTTATTCCAAGCAAATTAAAAAGCTGACATGGGATGATGCATATCAGTGACAGCAATTTTGAATGACATATTCTcaacatacataaataaatcaataaataaaaggtgGCTTCGTTTGTGACGCTGCAGAGCTGTTGGTGTTgttaaataaagagagaaatacTAAATCAAGAGGCCTAAAAGAAGAAATATGGATGCCATCTGGATGAAGAAGATGCCAAAGTTTTAAGCTGCAATATAAAGTTTAATTATAGATATAATGTAAGTGTGGCTTTCTGATGACCTGtacattcaaacacaacatttacatgCATCTTTCGTCCAAATAGTGAAAGAAGGTTAGGCAAGGTTTCATCTTAAATTATAAAGAATGATGTTACAAATGTGGCAGTGTTTACAGActcttttaaaaaccttttttgacatttaatcaacattaacgttttctgaaaaaacaaattgaCCAAATCTGGTTTCTGTTTATACATCAGATTGAGCCTTTAATGTTTGGAAAGTTGTACAGTCTCCTTTAAACCCGGAGTGTGTTTGATCGAgacttcacttttatttaattatataatattatatttgGCTGATTTAGGAGCCACACTTAGTCCTTTGTCCTTAGTACAGTACAGAGTTACATAGGTACAGTATGTGAAGTTTCCTCTTTATGTTTTCCTTATAATTTGAAAGGATGAATTTATATATGAATGATATATTAAAGGTGATTCGTCCCAATTCTTGTTTTATCCAACGTTTCAGCCAAATGGCAACTTACTATGTAACTACGTAGACTTCAAACTGTCAGAGTTACATCAGCTAGAAGTCTCATTACTTtgtcaaaacacttttattaatGAGCCCCTCTGAGATATAGGTAAACATTGTGTTATTAACTGTTTCACTTTGTAATTAGTCCCCAGGCGTCGAGCAAACCTCCGGTCCATAATGAcattgtttgtttaataaaaccCTAGAGAGGCAGTAACGTGAAGGTGTTGATGACAACTTGTAAACATTTGATTCCTTAACTcaaaatctaaaatgttttattttgtaatactTTTTAACAGATTAAATTCCTgatgatataacaatatcaaaaCCTTATCATTAAACCATCGGATTgcttagtgtgtgtttgtcttgccCTTTACCTGCAAACTATTTAAAGGAGTCCAGTAGTAAGTCTTATATCCAATGGCTCGATCAATAAAAAGTGAATTACACATTATCTTTATGCTGTTCAGCCTTTTGTCTCTTATTGTTCGTATGtcctggaagaagaaaaaactgtaATTAAAACAAAGCACTTAAGTGGTCACATCAGGCCTTTGGGATCAAGGACACACAAAGGACACACAAAGGACACACAAAGGACACCCAAGTGATCTGTTAGGACACTCGGACAACAGAAAAGACTAATCATCTCACCCAGGAGATTTGGAAACAATGGACTCGTAAATTCTCTGATAATTGATTTGACCCTCTCCAAACTTCAGGGGCTTTTTTTTATGAGTTTagatgttctttgtttttttggggggttttttcaaaccaaacaaaTCTACCATAGGTGGTTCATGGGCTGCTTCTACAATCAAGTCCAGTTACTGGCTGGTGACCTTTTAAACTCAGCAAAAAACCTCTGCATGCCATAAAAGAATCATCTGCTCCCTGAAGTTGTTGGGCCATAGTTCATCTCTTTTTTGGCCTTTTCCAGTGAAGCAAATTCTCAATAATGGCTGCAGGGGGAAATGTATTTGTCAAAAGTCACAGTGATCTCTTATGAAACATTTCAAGGCCATAAATCAAGATTTCCCTACGCAGGCAATCTCGAGGTGCAAAAAGCTGCAATTCCTGCTttttaatagaatagaatagaattactttattgatcccaaactgggaaattgtggcgttacagcagcaggttatccaatacacaatatgagtaaaaaaacacaatattagcaaatctaaacacaatataatattaaatacaaagtaaataagtactaaaaaatatcagaactaagaatgtgaatatatacaaccaggatttaacttagcattactagtcttaaataggaagattaaatatggaagattgaatgtaaatgtgcaagaacagagtcataaatggttgtaaattaaatatgaaagattaaatgtaaatgtgcaaaaaacagagtcgtaaatggacagtattgacataagttagagtgcatgagtgtagacatattataagcagaaactatacaatataacaacTTAAAAATGTAACCGTTATTTAAACATGGTAATTTACCCATTGAGATTGGGGGGCTTGTTTAGCTCATGTTGTAGAGCAGGTACCAAATGAAATTAAGTTCTAGcaaaagttcagtcaggaagactacTAGTATATTCTTCATGCTGGTTTTCCTGTTCATTCTCATACTGTGTTGCATTCACCGTCCCACACACGCTCACTAATTTTCCTTCGTTCATCAGCTGTTCTCCTGACTGAATAACAGCTTTTTAATTACAGCAATACATCTTTTTATAATCACGTGATATGTGTCTAGATGTGAAGTTgccacatttaaataaaaacaaaataaaaagaatcaatcaaacacaaaacaaaagtgtttctcCTGTCCTAACAAGTTACTCCATAACAAATTGAGTAAGGCATTAAATGCTCCAAACAATAATTACTGTTCTACATGCTCAGAAACAGCATTGTCAGCAAATATCCTTAATTCACTTCAACAACTTAATTTGGTTAATCTATATAATTTCTTGAATTTGGAAAAGGCCTATTTTCTCAAATCTCTGTTGTTCAATAAATGCTTGGTTATTTTTTGTCTATAATTATGTTCCTCaggatatacagtataagcCCTGGACTCTTGTTCATaaatttatttctttatatatttcccacaaaaaaaaatcccaattaTTGTTTAGCACACTGATTTGAAATAAGACTGACAAACATGACTTTCCATTTCAGATCTAGACAGTTTTGTTGACACATTCATGAAGTCATCAAAAAGTTGATTTCTGTGCACAGATGTGTTAGATTTGACCTCAGGGCCCTTTGGAATTAGACTTGGCCATTACTCTTCAACGCAATGTCAAATGTTCGCCACACTATAAAAGAGATGAAGATCTACTGTACCTGATGAGTCAGAATTTCTGCCTCCACAGGTGAGTTGGTGATATTGGAGAGGGAGTTGTGTGGCAGTCAAATTGAAACACTGTGAAAAGAGCTGAAAGTGTCTTTTTATCTGAGcattataaatgtaaatgtaaatataaatgtacatGATAATAATCAGAATCATTGTGGTTTAACATTTTGTTACTTCAATGTACATAAAGTATCTCTATGCCTGATTTTATGTTTAAGGTAGAGTCAGTATTTGTTCATGAGGAGACTGAGAACGTAATAAGAAGGTACTGGTTTTAGACTTTGATTTAGATTTAGTTCATCAACGCTTTTATCCTGGAAGTTGTTTAGTATTTTGTGAATTGTTCATCTTGTTATCTCTTTTAGGATTTCATATAATTAAACAGAATGAAAAGCAACATGACAGCTGAAGGTGAAATCCTTGAGATCCAAGGCTTTGACATATCACCAGAGTTCACGtatcctctctttttcttactGCTGTTCGTTTACTTCTCCCTGCTTTTTTCCAACATTGGAGTCCTTACGCTTATCATCACTGAGAAGAGTTTGCACCAGCCGATGTACATGCTTTTCTGTAACCTGTCTGTCAATGATCTGATCGGTAACACAGTCCTGCTGCCTCAGCTGATGGCTCACATCATTTCAACAGAACGCTTTGTCACcttcagacagtgtgcagttCAGGCATTTTGCAGCCATACGTTCGGCTCTGCTTCACATATGATCCTCGTCATTATGGCAATAGACAGATATGTTGCAATATGTCACCCTTTAAGGTACAGCTCAATTATGACCACCAAAACCGTGATCGGGCTGTCTGCTACAGCATGGGGGGTGTCTCTACTGCTCGTTTCTGTTTTGATTGGTCTCACAGTGAGGCTGTCTCGCTGTAGATCACTTATTCAAAATGCTTACTGTGACAATGCTTCTCTGTTCAAACTTTCCTGTGATGACGTATCAATCAACAACATCTATGGACTCTTTTTCACCGTGCTGCTGTTCAGCTGCTCACTGGGAGGCATAGCTATCACCTACTTTCGGATAGCTCTCATCTGCTggattaagaaaaacaaagagttgAACAACAGAGCGCTGCAGACGTGTGCCAGCCACTTGGTTCTTTATCTCATAATGCTGTGGTCGGGCTTTTTAACCATCATATTACATCGTTTCCCAGATTACCCAGATCTAAGGAAGATtgcatatattttatttcatgtggtCCCGGCAAATTTAAACCCAATCATTTATGGGATGCATACAAGGTCATTAAGAGataaaatcattcaaataatgCAGAGAAAAGTGACTACAACGTAACTCCTTATGTCCTCTGATTATGCTTAACACATGTAATTTGTCTCTCTTGTTATATGTGCTCTAAAGCCTATTTTTGACTTGACCATAATGTATATTTTAAACAGGGATGCCTGATTAAGTTGAAATCTATATTTAAGTTTCAGTTCACCATGCTGACTTTTTATAAATATCTAAAACCCCTGATTTTCAAGATCTGAAAATCAGAAAGAGACGAGAACAACACAAAATCAAGAAACATCCTTGTCATATTTATGCTAATGCTGTGTTGTTAATGGCAGTAGTTCGTGAACCATAATGTGTGCAGACTTTATTTTTACCAGCTCCTCTGTGCTTTATCCCAGTAACAAGCAATCACCAAAACTTTGTGTCTTCATgctaaaatgttgtgttttgattcgtgttcattcatgtttattgttgaaaGTGTATATGATaaatcacaaagaaaacaagttgaCTTCCTCTTTCCTTATCTATTTAAATGATGTGGAATAATAAAGTTGCATACGTCAATTCTTTTGTCTTCAAACTCTAAAGGATGAATAATATATCTTAAACCTAACCCAAATTAATCGaatgcaatttatttttttaaatcaacatgtaACTTTTCCTTTAATATACATATGACTGATG includes these proteins:
- the LOC132979897 gene encoding olfactory receptor 52B2-like, with protein sequence MENESLDFSAELTLDPFVIPLGGKYPIFFFGIAIYLFVVFCNLTLLTLIIVKRNLHKPMYFILFSLPLNDLIGITAMLPKVLSDIVTETNKVYYPLCVLQAFLLHMYGGGILFILAAMSFDRYAAICMPLRYSSIMTPRVVICIVSLVWGLDFVLIVSLFSLQTRLPRCKSVIMNVFCDNPSLLKLTCGNTTVNNIIGLFNTAVMQAVSVSVQAFSYVKILITCVVSQRSEAKTKAINTCVAQLVIITIFQIVGTFTILSHRFKNVSADLQKIMGMLIFLVPPLLNPLVYGLYTREIRNTFLTILKNGRVSM
- the LOC132980732 gene encoding olfactory receptor 13H1-like codes for the protein MKSNMTAEGEILEIQGFDISPEFTYPLFFLLLFVYFSLLFSNIGVLTLIITEKSLHQPMYMLFCNLSVNDLIGNTVLLPQLMAHIISTERFVTFRQCAVQAFCSHTFGSASHMILVIMAIDRYVAICHPLRYSSIMTTKTVIGLSATAWGVSLLLVSVLIGLTVRLSRCRSLIQNAYCDNASLFKLSCDDVSINNIYGLFFTVLLFSCSLGGIAITYFRIALICWIKKNKELNNRALQTCASHLVLYLIMLWSGFLTIILHRFPDYPDLRKIAYILFHVVPANLNPIIYGMHTRSLRDKIIQIMQRKVTTT